One window of the Pseudomonas lurida genome contains the following:
- the recQ gene encoding DNA helicase RecQ, with amino-acid sequence MLEQAQRVLKDIFGYDSFRGRQGAIIERVASGGDALVLMPTGGGKSLCFQVPALLRNGLAVVVSPLIALMDDQVATLEELGVAAASLNSTLSAEQQRDLAARIKRGEVKMLYLAPERLVQPRMLAFLQSLEIALFAIDEAHCVSQWGHDFRREYLQLGQLAELFPDVPRIALTATADKRTREEIVERLHLQNAERFLSSFDRPNIFYRIVPKEQPRKQLLAFLSERRSDAGIVYCLSRKKVDEVAAFLCEQGYPALPYHAGLPNETRSAHQKRFLNEEGLIMVATIAFGMGIDKSNVRFVAHMDLPKSLEAYYQETGRAGRDGLPADAWMVYGLQDVVMLKQMLQNSEGDERHKRLEQHKLDAMLSLCEETRCRRQTLLAYFDEDMPEPCGHCDNCVDGVQTWDATEPARQGLSAIYRTGQRYGVGHLVDVLLGKDNEKVRSFGHEKLSVYGVGKARAEGEWRSLFRQMVARGLVDIDIEGFGGLRLNDSCRPLLKGEVSLELRRDLKPQTTAKSSTSQASQLVRGEEREQWEALRTLRRKLAQEHSVPPYVIFPDSTLLEMLREQPTSMAEMARVSGVGARKLERYGQAFLEVLGGQAEAPKEVADIRHELISLARAGMTPIQIAGQLQCSEKNVYTLLAESIGKQQLSLEQALDLPEDLLGEIQDAFLDGEGELPPVAEIAPLFTGRVPEGVLYCVRAALQSEFEI; translated from the coding sequence ATGCTCGAGCAGGCACAACGCGTCCTCAAGGACATCTTCGGCTACGACAGTTTTCGTGGCCGCCAGGGTGCGATCATTGAGCGCGTGGCCAGTGGCGGTGACGCACTGGTACTGATGCCTACCGGCGGCGGCAAGTCATTGTGCTTCCAGGTGCCGGCGCTGTTGCGCAACGGCCTGGCCGTGGTGGTGTCGCCTTTGATCGCGTTGATGGACGACCAGGTCGCGACCCTCGAAGAACTCGGTGTTGCCGCGGCGTCCTTGAACTCCACCCTCAGTGCCGAGCAGCAACGCGACCTGGCTGCGCGGATCAAGCGCGGTGAAGTGAAGATGCTCTACCTGGCCCCCGAGCGCCTGGTGCAGCCGCGCATGCTGGCCTTTTTGCAGAGCTTGGAAATCGCCCTGTTCGCCATCGATGAAGCCCACTGCGTATCGCAATGGGGCCATGATTTCCGCCGCGAATATTTGCAGCTTGGCCAGTTGGCGGAGCTGTTTCCGGATGTGCCGCGCATCGCTCTGACGGCCACTGCCGACAAGCGCACCCGCGAAGAAATCGTCGAGCGCCTGCATCTGCAGAACGCCGAGCGCTTCCTGTCGAGTTTCGACCGGCCGAACATTTTCTACCGCATCGTGCCCAAGGAGCAGCCGCGCAAGCAGTTGCTGGCGTTCCTCTCCGAGCGGCGCAGCGATGCGGGGATTGTCTATTGCCTGTCGCGCAAGAAGGTCGACGAAGTGGCGGCGTTCCTGTGCGAGCAGGGCTACCCGGCGCTGCCTTATCACGCCGGCCTGCCCAACGAAACGCGTTCGGCTCACCAGAAGCGCTTCCTCAACGAGGAAGGCCTGATCATGGTGGCCACCATTGCGTTCGGCATGGGCATCGACAAGTCCAACGTGCGCTTCGTCGCGCACATGGACCTGCCCAAGTCCCTCGAGGCGTACTACCAGGAAACCGGGCGTGCCGGCCGTGATGGTCTGCCTGCGGATGCCTGGATGGTCTACGGCCTGCAGGATGTGGTGATGCTCAAGCAGATGCTGCAGAACTCCGAGGGCGATGAGCGTCATAAGCGTCTGGAGCAGCACAAGCTCGACGCGATGCTTTCGCTGTGCGAGGAGACTCGTTGCCGTCGCCAGACCTTGCTGGCGTATTTCGACGAAGACATGCCTGAGCCTTGTGGCCATTGCGACAACTGCGTCGACGGCGTGCAGACCTGGGACGCCACTGAGCCGGCGCGCCAGGGGTTGTCTGCCATCTATCGCACGGGCCAGCGTTATGGCGTGGGCCATCTGGTGGACGTGTTGCTGGGCAAGGACAACGAGAAAGTCCGCAGCTTCGGCCACGAGAAACTCTCGGTCTACGGCGTCGGCAAGGCCCGCGCAGAAGGCGAGTGGCGCTCGCTGTTCCGGCAGATGGTTGCGCGTGGGTTGGTAGATATCGATATCGAAGGCTTTGGCGGCCTGCGCCTGAACGACAGCTGCCGGCCGTTGCTCAAGGGTGAGGTCAGCCTGGAGTTGCGCCGCGACCTCAAGCCGCAGACCACCGCCAAGAGCAGCACCAGCCAGGCCAGCCAACTGGTGCGTGGCGAGGAGCGTGAACAGTGGGAAGCGTTGCGCACCCTGCGGCGCAAACTGGCGCAGGAACACAGCGTGCCGCCGTACGTTATTTTCCCTGACTCCACGCTGCTGGAGATGCTGCGCGAGCAACCCACCAGCATGGCCGAGATGGCGCGGGTCAGCGGCGTGGGCGCGCGCAAGCTGGAGCGTTACGGCCAGGCCTTCCTCGAAGTCCTCGGCGGCCAGGCCGAAGCGCCGAAGGAAGTCGCCGATATTCGCCACGAGCTGATCAGCCTGGCACGCGCCGGCATGACCCCGATCCAGATCGCCGGTCAGTTGCAGTGTTCGGAGAAGAACGTCTACACCTTGCTCGCTGAATCGATCGGCAAGCAGCAGCTGTCGCTGGAGCAGGCCCTTGATCTGCCAGAGGATCTGCTCGGGGAAATCCAGGACGCGTTCCTCGACGGAGAGGGCGAATTGCCACCGGTGGCGGAGATTGCGCCGCTGTTTACCGGGCGCGTACCTGAGGGTGTGTTGTATTGCGTGCGGGCGGCTTTGCAGTCTGAATTCGAGATTTAG
- a CDS encoding UPF0149 family protein — MSFAEQLTRLQAFLDADELHDEALDYVAAHGYLTALSICSEVVPDREWIDALFAEEPHYTDAAQREEIESTLLALKAHIGRQLASDEEFELPCELDLGEEPDDSDLRGWCIGFMEGVFLREAAWFETAEEEVSEMLLPIMVGSGLFDDQPEFSDIAADANLMDDMIVQIPEALTALYLLCNAPDEKPAILKPRHH, encoded by the coding sequence ATGTCCTTCGCTGAGCAACTAACCCGCCTGCAAGCCTTCCTCGACGCCGATGAGCTGCATGACGAGGCGCTGGACTACGTGGCCGCCCACGGCTACCTGACCGCCCTGTCGATCTGCTCCGAGGTCGTGCCCGACCGTGAATGGATCGATGCACTGTTCGCCGAAGAGCCGCACTACACCGACGCCGCCCAACGCGAAGAAATCGAATCCACCCTGCTCGCCCTCAAGGCCCACATCGGTCGCCAACTGGCTTCCGACGAGGAATTCGAGCTGCCGTGCGAGCTGGACCTCGGCGAAGAACCGGATGACTCCGACCTGCGCGGCTGGTGCATCGGCTTCATGGAAGGCGTGTTCCTGCGCGAAGCCGCCTGGTTTGAAACCGCCGAGGAAGAAGTCAGCGAAATGCTGTTGCCGATCATGGTCGGTTCGGGCCTGTTCGACGACCAGCCGGAGTTTTCCGACATCGCCGCCGACGCCAACCTGATGGACGACATGATCGTACAGATCCCGGAAGCGCTCACCGCCCTGTACCTGCTGTGCAACGCACCCGACGAAAAACCGGCGATCCTCAAGCCACGTCACCACTGA
- a CDS encoding YbaN family protein, whose protein sequence is MGNRSLLLRYVLLAIGWLSVALGVIGIFLPVLPTTPFLLLAAACFARSSPRFYHWLVQHPRLGPWIRDYLDGNGIPLKGKVYAIGLMWLSIGVSCYLVPLPWARGFMLTSAVLVTIYILRQKTLPPR, encoded by the coding sequence ATGGGCAATCGTTCGCTGCTCCTGCGCTACGTCCTGCTGGCCATCGGCTGGTTGAGCGTGGCGTTGGGGGTAATCGGCATTTTCCTACCGGTACTGCCGACTACGCCCTTCCTGCTGCTCGCCGCCGCCTGCTTCGCTCGAAGCTCCCCGCGCTTTTACCACTGGCTGGTGCAACACCCGCGCCTGGGCCCGTGGATCCGCGATTACCTGGACGGCAACGGCATCCCCCTCAAGGGCAAGGTCTACGCCATCGGCTTGATGTGGCTGAGCATCGGCGTGTCCTGCTACCTGGTGCCGCTCCCTTGGGCACGTGGCTTCATGCTGACCAGCGCCGTGCTGGTGACGATCTACATCCTGCGTCAGAAAACCCTGCCGCCGCGCTGA
- a CDS encoding hybrid sensor histidine kinase/response regulator translates to MTLSSGLIAAVALAYMAIMFAIAFYGDRRRAPLPPRMRAWVYSLSLAVYCTSWTFFGAVGQAAEQLWAFLPIYLGPVLLLVLAPWVLQKMILISKQENITSIADFIAARYGKSQSLAVVVALICLVGVLPYIALQLKGIVLGVNLLIGAGVDTTGTRAQDTALIVSLVLALFTIVFGTRNLDATEHHRGMVLAIAFESLVKLFAFLAVGAFVTFGLYDGFGDLLSQAMLAPRLEEYWKETVNWPSMVVQTGVAMMAIICLPRQFHVTVVENIDPQDLRLAKWVFPAYLILAALFVVPIALGGKMMLPSSVLPDSYVISLPMAEAHPALAVLAFIGGASAATGMVIVASIALSTMVSNDMLLPWLLRRSSAERPFEVFRHWMLSVRRVSIVIILLLAYVSYRLLGSSASLATIGQIAFAAVTQLAPAMLGALYWKQANRRGVFAGLAAGTFLWFYTLVLPVTAKSLGWSLGLFPGLTWMHSHPLGLSVTSLTLGTVFSLAGNFTLFVWVSMLSRTRVSEHWQAGRFIGQEISQRASARSMLSVQISDLLSLAARFVGDERAQQSFIRFAYRQGKGFNPNQNADNDWIAHTERLLAGVLGASSTRAVVKAAIEGREMQLEDVVRIADEASEVLQFNRALLQGAIENITQGISVVDQSLKLVAWNRRYLELFHYPDGLISVGRPIADIIRYNAERGLCGPGEAEVHVARRLHWMRQGRAHTSERLFPNGRVIELIGNPMPGGGFVMSFTDITAFREAEQALTEANEGLEQRVTERTHELSQLNVALTDAKGVAESASQSKTRFLAAVSHDLMQPLNAARLFSAALSHQNDGLSSEARQLVQHLDSSLRSAEDLISDLLDISRLENGKINPQRHPFVLNELFDTLGAEFKALAQDQGLRFRLRGSRLRVDSDIKLLRRILQNFLTNAFRYADGPVLLGVRRRKGELCLEVWDRGPGIPQDKQKVIFEEFKRLDSHQTRAEKGLGLGLAIADGLCRVLGHRLSVRSWPGKGSVFSVRVPLARNQASPQIKTPQETGLPLSGAQVLCVDNEESILIGMRSLLTRWGCEVWTATDQAQCAALLAEGVRPQLALVDYHLDHGETGTELMGWLRAQLAEPIPGVVISADGRPEMVAEVHAAGLDYLAKPVKPAALRALLSRHLPL, encoded by the coding sequence ATGACGCTGTCCAGCGGGCTGATCGCCGCCGTTGCCCTGGCCTATATGGCCATTATGTTTGCCATCGCTTTCTACGGTGACCGTCGCCGTGCGCCATTGCCGCCGCGCATGCGTGCCTGGGTGTATAGCCTGTCGCTGGCCGTTTATTGCACCAGCTGGACCTTCTTCGGCGCCGTAGGCCAGGCCGCAGAACAGTTGTGGGCATTTTTACCGATCTACCTGGGGCCGGTGCTGTTGCTGGTGCTGGCACCCTGGGTGCTGCAGAAGATGATTCTGATCAGCAAGCAGGAAAACATTACCTCCATCGCTGACTTTATTGCGGCGCGCTACGGCAAATCCCAGTCCCTTGCAGTCGTGGTCGCGCTGATCTGCCTGGTGGGCGTACTGCCTTATATCGCGCTGCAGCTCAAAGGCATCGTGCTGGGGGTCAACCTGTTGATCGGCGCCGGCGTCGACACCACGGGCACCCGCGCCCAGGACACCGCGCTGATCGTGTCGCTGGTGCTGGCGCTGTTCACCATTGTCTTCGGTACGCGCAACCTCGACGCCACCGAGCACCACCGCGGCATGGTGCTGGCGATCGCGTTTGAATCCCTGGTCAAGCTGTTCGCGTTTCTCGCAGTCGGCGCGTTTGTGACCTTCGGCCTGTACGACGGTTTCGGCGACCTGTTAAGCCAGGCCATGCTGGCGCCACGGCTGGAGGAATACTGGAAGGAGACCGTCAACTGGCCGTCGATGGTGGTGCAGACCGGGGTGGCCATGATGGCGATCATCTGCCTGCCTCGGCAGTTCCATGTCACGGTGGTCGAGAACATCGACCCGCAGGACCTGCGCCTGGCCAAATGGGTGTTCCCCGCGTACCTGATTCTTGCCGCACTGTTTGTAGTACCCATCGCCTTGGGCGGCAAGATGATGCTACCCAGCTCGGTGCTGCCAGACTCCTACGTGATCAGCCTGCCCATGGCCGAAGCCCACCCGGCACTGGCCGTGCTGGCGTTTATCGGCGGCGCGTCGGCGGCCACCGGCATGGTGATCGTGGCGAGCATCGCGCTGTCGACCATGGTTTCCAACGACATGCTGCTGCCGTGGTTGCTGCGCCGCTCCAGCGCCGAGCGACCATTCGAAGTGTTTCGCCACTGGATGCTGTCGGTACGCCGGGTCAGCATCGTGATCATCCTGCTGCTGGCCTACGTCAGTTACCGCCTGCTGGGATCGTCCGCCAGCCTGGCGACCATTGGCCAGATCGCCTTTGCCGCCGTGACCCAATTGGCGCCGGCGATGCTAGGTGCGCTGTATTGGAAGCAGGCCAACCGACGCGGCGTATTTGCCGGGCTGGCGGCGGGCACCTTCCTGTGGTTCTACACCTTGGTCCTACCGGTGACAGCGAAAAGCCTGGGTTGGTCCCTTGGCCTTTTCCCAGGGCTGACGTGGATGCATTCGCACCCGCTGGGGTTGTCCGTCACTTCGTTGACGCTCGGCACGGTGTTCTCCCTTGCGGGTAACTTCACGCTGTTCGTGTGGGTGTCGATGCTCTCGCGCACACGGGTCTCCGAGCACTGGCAAGCCGGGCGCTTCATTGGCCAGGAAATCAGCCAGCGCGCCAGCGCCCGCTCGATGCTGTCGGTACAGATCAGCGACTTGCTCAGCCTGGCCGCCCGCTTTGTCGGGGATGAACGTGCCCAGCAGAGTTTTATCCGCTTCGCCTATCGCCAGGGCAAAGGCTTCAACCCCAACCAGAATGCCGACAATGATTGGATCGCCCACACCGAGCGACTGCTCGCCGGCGTATTGGGCGCATCGTCGACCCGTGCGGTGGTGAAAGCCGCAATCGAAGGGCGGGAAATGCAGCTGGAGGACGTCGTACGCATCGCCGATGAAGCGTCGGAAGTGCTGCAGTTCAACCGCGCGTTGCTGCAAGGGGCTATCGAGAACATCACCCAGGGCATCAGCGTGGTCGACCAGTCGCTCAAGCTGGTGGCCTGGAACCGGCGCTATCTGGAGCTGTTCCATTACCCGGACGGACTGATCAGCGTGGGCCGTCCAATTGCCGACATCATCCGCTACAACGCCGAGCGCGGGCTGTGCGGGCCGGGCGAGGCCGAAGTTCACGTGGCGCGTCGCCTGCACTGGATGCGCCAGGGCCGTGCGCACACCTCCGAACGCTTGTTTCCCAATGGACGCGTGATCGAGCTGATCGGCAACCCGATGCCCGGCGGCGGCTTCGTCATGAGCTTCACTGACATTACCGCGTTCCGCGAGGCCGAGCAGGCGCTCACCGAGGCCAACGAAGGCCTGGAGCAGCGAGTGACCGAGCGCACCCACGAGCTGTCCCAGCTCAACGTGGCTCTCACGGATGCCAAGGGCGTGGCAGAGTCCGCCAGCCAGTCGAAGACACGCTTCCTGGCGGCCGTCAGCCATGACCTGATGCAACCACTGAACGCCGCACGCCTGTTCTCTGCCGCCCTCTCCCACCAGAACGACGGCCTGTCCAGCGAAGCCCGGCAATTGGTGCAGCACCTGGACAGCTCGCTGCGTTCCGCCGAAGACCTGATCAGCGATCTGCTGGATATTTCGCGCCTGGAAAACGGCAAGATCAACCCACAGCGCCACCCTTTTGTGCTCAACGAGCTGTTCGACACCCTGGGCGCGGAATTCAAGGCACTCGCCCAGGACCAGGGTTTGCGCTTCCGCCTGCGCGGCAGTCGGCTGCGCGTGGACAGCGACATCAAGTTGCTACGACGGATTCTGCAGAATTTTCTTACCAACGCCTTCCGTTATGCCGACGGCCCGGTGCTGCTGGGCGTACGCCGGCGCAAAGGCGAGCTGTGCCTGGAAGTGTGGGACCGTGGCCCAGGCATCCCGCAGGATAAACAGAAGGTGATCTTCGAAGAGTTCAAGCGCCTGGACAGCCACCAGACCCGTGCAGAGAAGGGCTTGGGCCTTGGCCTGGCGATCGCCGACGGTTTGTGCCGCGTGCTGGGACACCGCTTGAGCGTGCGCTCGTGGCCAGGCAAGGGCAGCGTGTTCAGTGTGCGTGTGCCGCTGGCGCGTAACCAGGCGAGCCCACAGATCAAGACGCCTCAGGAAACCGGGCTGCCGTTGAGCGGTGCCCAGGTGCTGTGCGTGGATAACGAAGAGAGCATCCTGATCGGCATGCGCAGCCTGTTGACGCGCTGGGGCTGTGAAGTGTGGACCGCCACCGACCAGGCGCAATGCGCCGCGTTGCTGGCCGAGGGCGTGCGCCCGCAATTGGCACTGGTGGACTACCACCTGGACCACGGTGAAACCGGTACTGAGCTGATGGGTTGGCTGCGCGCGCAGTTGGCAGAACCGATTCCCGGCGTGGTGATCAGCGCCGACGGCCGCCCGGAGATGGTGGCCGAGGTGCATGCGGCTGGGTTGGACTACTTGGCCAAACCGGTGAAACCGGCGGCGTTACGGGCGTTGCTGAGCCGGCATTTGCCGCTGTAG
- the rmuC gene encoding DNA recombination protein RmuC: MLEERLATAQLAQEGLAAQLDASRDEISDLSQANAAKQADLAAVRREVELLQIDRDNARDAAHAWNLDRSAKETELRRLDALAAALRAELREQQDSHQQRLADLQGSRDELRAQFAELAGKIFDEREQRFAETSQERLGQLLDPLKERIQSFEKRVEESYQNEARERFSLAKELERLQQLNLRLSDEATNLTRALKGQKTQGNWGELILERVLEHAGLEKGREYQTQVSLKGPDGERFQPDVLIMLPGDKQVVVDSKVSLTAYQQYVAADDDVIGQAALKQHVLSLRNHVKGLASKDYKRLEGLHSLDFVLLFVPIEAAFSAALQAEPNLFQEAFDRHIVIVSPTTLLATLRVIDSLWKQERQSQNAREIAERAGWLYDKFVLFIQDLDEVGNRLQQLDKAYSAARNKLTDGRGNLVSRTEQLRLLGARASKSLPADLLERAMTDSDGVAHLPE, translated from the coding sequence CTGCTCGAAGAGCGTCTGGCCACTGCGCAACTGGCTCAAGAAGGCCTCGCCGCGCAGCTAGATGCCAGTCGTGATGAAATCAGCGACCTGAGCCAGGCCAATGCTGCCAAGCAGGCTGACCTGGCCGCGGTGCGCCGGGAAGTCGAATTGCTGCAGATCGACCGCGACAATGCCCGCGACGCCGCCCACGCCTGGAACCTCGACCGCAGCGCCAAGGAGACCGAACTACGCCGCCTCGACGCGTTGGCCGCGGCCTTGCGCGCCGAACTGCGCGAGCAGCAGGACAGCCACCAGCAGCGTCTTGCCGACCTGCAAGGCTCGCGGGATGAATTGCGCGCGCAGTTCGCCGAGCTGGCCGGCAAGATCTTCGACGAGCGCGAACAACGCTTCGCCGAAACCAGCCAGGAACGCCTGGGCCAGTTGCTCGACCCGTTGAAGGAACGCATCCAGTCCTTCGAAAAACGCGTCGAAGAGAGCTACCAGAACGAGGCGCGCGAGCGTTTTTCGCTGGCCAAGGAGCTTGAACGCCTGCAACAACTGAACCTGCGGCTGTCAGACGAGGCCACTAACCTCACGCGTGCACTCAAGGGCCAGAAAACCCAAGGCAACTGGGGCGAACTGATCCTCGAACGGGTGCTCGAGCATGCGGGCCTGGAGAAGGGACGCGAGTATCAGACCCAGGTCAGCCTCAAGGGGCCGGACGGCGAGCGTTTCCAGCCGGACGTGCTGATCATGTTGCCCGGTGACAAGCAGGTGGTGGTGGATTCCAAGGTCAGCCTCACCGCTTATCAACAATACGTGGCCGCCGATGACGACGTGATCGGCCAGGCGGCGTTGAAGCAACACGTGCTGTCGCTGCGCAATCACGTCAAAGGCTTGGCCAGCAAGGACTACAAGCGCCTGGAGGGGCTGCACAGCCTGGATTTCGTGTTGCTGTTCGTGCCTATCGAGGCCGCGTTTTCCGCCGCGTTGCAGGCTGAACCGAACCTGTTCCAGGAGGCGTTCGACCGTCATATCGTCATCGTCAGCCCAACCACGTTGCTGGCCACCCTGCGGGTGATCGACAGCCTGTGGAAGCAGGAGCGCCAGAGCCAGAACGCCCGGGAAATCGCCGAGCGTGCGGGGTGGCTGTACGACAAGTTCGTGCTGTTTATCCAGGACCTGGATGAAGTGGGCAACCGTTTGCAACAGTTGGATAAGGCTTACAGCGCAGCGCGAAACAAACTGACAGACGGACGCGGGAATTTGGTCAGCCGTACCGAGCAACTGAGGCTACTCGGGGCGCGGGCCAGCAAGAGTCTTCCCGCTGATCTGCTGGAGCGGGCGATGACCGACTCCGATGGTGTAGCGCACCTGCCCGAATAA
- a CDS encoding SEL1-like repeat protein — protein sequence MKFRSVSPSVTDAPHTVTAPKRFSLKVALWLLDSPRLGHNTNVKHFAGRLLKQPAREGVVAAQSRLGQLMCRECGNARDRRIGHDLLRLAARAGDRRAQRELGQVED from the coding sequence ATGAAGTTTCGCTCAGTATCACCATCTGTTACCGATGCCCCTCACACTGTTACCGCCCCAAAGCGCTTTTCCTTGAAAGTTGCCTTGTGGTTGCTCGACAGTCCGCGCCTGGGCCACAACACCAACGTCAAACACTTCGCCGGACGTTTGCTCAAGCAGCCGGCCCGTGAAGGTGTGGTCGCTGCACAAAGCCGACTGGGCCAACTGATGTGCCGTGAGTGCGGGAATGCCCGTGACCGTCGCATCGGTCACGACCTCCTGCGCCTCGCGGCTCGCGCCGGTGACCGCCGTGCCCAGCGTGAACTGGGCCAGGTCGAAGACTGA